In the genome of Yarrowia lipolytica chromosome 1B, complete sequence, the window TCAGACGACTTCCACGCCTTCTTCCTCACTCGCGAAGAATGACTACCACTGCCACAGAGACCCCCACGACAAACGTGACCCCCACCACGTCACTGCCCAAGGAGACCGCCTCCCCAGGAGGGACCGCTTCTGTCAACACGTCATTCGACTGGGAGAGCATCTGCGGCAAGACGCCGTTGGAGGAGATCGAGTCGGACATTTCGCGTCTCAAAAAGACCTTCCGATCGGGCAAAactctggatctggactACCGACTCGACCAGATCCGAAACCTGGCGTATGCGATCCGCGATAACGAAAACAAGATCCGCGACGCCATCAAGGCGGACCTGAAACGACCTGACTTCGAAACCATGGCGGCCGAGTTCTCGGTCCAGATGGGCGAATTCAACTACGTGGTCAAAAACCTGCCGAAATGGGTCAAGGACGAAAAAGTCAAGGGAACCAGCATGGCGTACTGGAACTCGTCGCCAAAGATCCGGAAACGGCCCCTGGGCTCCGTGCTTGTCATCACGCCCTGGAACTACCCACTGATTCTGGCCGTGTCGCCTGTTCTGGGCGCCATTGCCGCAGGCAACACCGTGGCGCTGAAAATGTCAGAAATGTCACCCAACGCGTCAAAGGTGATTGGCGACATTATGACAGCTGCCCTGGACCCCCAGCTCTTTCAATGCTTCTTCGGAGGAGTCCCCGAAACCACCGAGATCCTCAAACACAGATGGGACAAGATCATGTACACCGGAAACGGCAAAGTGGGCCGAATCATCTGTGAGGCTGccaacaagtacttgaCACCTGTGGAGCTCGAACTCGGAGGAAAGTCGCCTGTTTTCGTCACCAAACACTG includes:
- a CDS encoding uncharacterized protein (Compare to YALI0B01298g, similar to uniprot|Q04458 Saccharomyces cerevisiae YMR110c Related to aldehyde dehydrogenase), whose amino-acid sequence is MTTTATETPTTNVTPTTSLPKETASPGGTASVNTSFDWESICGKTPLEEIESDISRLKKTFRSGKTLDLDYRLDQIRNLAYAIRDNENKIRDAIKADLKRPDFETMAAEFSVQMGEFNYVVKNLPKWVKDEKVKGTSMAYWNSSPKIRKRPLGSVLVITPWNYPLILAVSPVLGAIAAGNTVALKMSEMSPNASKVIGDIMTAALDPQLFQCFFGGVPETTEILKHRWDKIMYTGNGKVGRIICEAANKYLTPVELELGGKSPVFVTKHCSNLEMAARRIIWGKFVNGGQTCVAPDYVLVCPEVHDKFVAACQKVLDKFYPNNSAESEMAHIATPLHYERLTGLLNSTRGKVVAGGTFNSATRFIAPTIVDGVDANDSLMQGELFGPLLPIVKAMSTEAACNFVLEHHPTPLAEYIFSDNNSEIDYIRDRVSSGGLVINDTLIHVGCVQAPFGGVGDSGNGGYHGKHTFDLFSHSQTVLRQPGWVEMLQKKRYPPYNKSNEKFVRRMVVPSPGFPREGDVRGFWSRLFN